In Streptomyces nojiriensis, one genomic interval encodes:
- a CDS encoding DMT family transporter, whose product MSNHSPAAGRSLLYLVVAGAAWGTAGAAASLLFLASDLGPLALSFWRCAGGLVVLLGVLAVRGPRPAPGRVRPSAASLIGTGLLFTLFQAAYFAAVRETGLAVGTVVTLGAGPVIIALGARYWMGERLGRGGVVAVVGALAGLAVLVLGSGGGEVRPLGVGWALLSAAGYAGMTLRARWLGQRGAGGDPLVTTAWSVAVGTVCLLPLAAAEGLLPHTADLGRVLWLLVYVATVPTALAYALYFTGAAAVRAATVSVIMLIEPVSAAVIAVLLLGERLTGAVVLGTVLLLTAVGALIVAEARRPAAAPTPVRRSPQSALR is encoded by the coding sequence GTGTCGAACCATTCGCCCGCCGCCGGGCGCAGTCTGCTGTACCTCGTCGTCGCCGGAGCCGCCTGGGGCACCGCCGGGGCGGCCGCCTCCCTCCTCTTCCTGGCCAGTGACCTAGGCCCGCTCGCCCTGTCCTTCTGGCGGTGCGCGGGCGGGCTCGTGGTGCTGCTCGGGGTGCTCGCCGTGCGCGGGCCCCGGCCCGCCCCCGGGCGGGTGCGGCCCTCCGCGGCCTCGCTGATCGGGACCGGGCTCCTGTTCACCCTCTTCCAGGCCGCGTACTTCGCCGCCGTGCGCGAGACCGGCCTCGCGGTGGGCACCGTGGTCACCCTCGGCGCCGGGCCGGTGATCATCGCGCTGGGCGCCCGGTACTGGATGGGCGAGCGGCTCGGCCGCGGTGGCGTGGTCGCCGTGGTGGGGGCGCTGGCCGGGCTGGCCGTACTGGTGCTGGGCAGCGGCGGCGGCGAGGTCCGCCCGCTCGGCGTCGGCTGGGCGCTGCTCTCGGCCGCCGGGTACGCGGGGATGACCCTGCGGGCGCGGTGGCTCGGGCAGCGCGGGGCGGGCGGGGACCCGCTGGTGACCACCGCCTGGTCGGTCGCGGTGGGCACGGTGTGCCTGCTGCCGCTCGCCGCGGCGGAGGGGCTGCTGCCGCACACCGCCGATCTCGGACGGGTGCTCTGGCTGCTGGTGTACGTCGCCACCGTGCCGACCGCGCTGGCGTACGCGCTCTACTTCACCGGGGCCGCCGCGGTACGGGCCGCCACCGTGTCGGTGATCATGCTGATCGAGCCGGTGAGCGCGGCGGTGATCGCGGTCCTGCTGCTCGGGGAGCGGCTGACCGGCGCCGTGGTGCTGGGCACCGTACTGCTGCTGACGGCGGTGGGCGCGCTGATCGTGGCCGAGGCCCGTCGGCCGGCGGCCGCGCCCACCCCCGTGCGGCGCAGCCCTCAGAGCGCGCTGAGGTAG
- a CDS encoding EamA family transporter, whose product MQASGRNAGLGLALVSAFAFGGSGVAAKPLIEAGLDPLHMVWLRVAGAALVLSPLAWRHRDLVLRRPALLAGFGLVAVAGVQAFYFASLSRIPVGVALLLEYLGPALLLGYIRFVQRKPVTRGAAAGAAVAVVGLACVVEIWAGLSLDLLGVLFGLAAACCQAFYFVFADQGADGDDAPDPLGVIAYGMLVGALVMTVIARPWEIDWQVLGGDASVGGTMVPAPVLLAWVVLVATVFAYLTGVVSVRRLSPQVAGVVAFLEAVVATVFAWILLGEHLSTWQIVGGGLVLGGAFIAQSSRPAPPAPAVAERSVPGRETATVGKG is encoded by the coding sequence ATGCAAGCGTCAGGGAGAAATGCCGGACTGGGCCTCGCCCTCGTCTCGGCGTTCGCGTTCGGTGGTTCCGGAGTGGCGGCGAAGCCGCTGATCGAGGCGGGTCTGGACCCCCTCCACATGGTCTGGCTCAGGGTGGCCGGGGCAGCTCTCGTGCTGTCCCCGCTGGCCTGGCGCCACCGTGACCTCGTGCTGCGCAGGCCCGCGCTGCTCGCCGGCTTCGGGCTGGTCGCCGTCGCGGGTGTGCAGGCCTTCTACTTCGCCTCCCTGTCCCGCATCCCCGTCGGCGTGGCCCTGCTGCTGGAGTACCTGGGCCCGGCGCTGCTGCTCGGCTACATCCGCTTCGTGCAGCGCAAGCCCGTGACGCGCGGCGCCGCCGCGGGCGCGGCCGTGGCCGTCGTCGGACTGGCCTGCGTGGTCGAGATCTGGGCCGGCCTGAGCCTGGACCTGCTCGGCGTGCTCTTCGGCCTCGCCGCCGCCTGCTGCCAGGCCTTCTACTTCGTCTTCGCCGACCAGGGCGCCGACGGGGACGACGCCCCCGACCCGCTCGGGGTGATCGCGTACGGCATGCTCGTCGGCGCCCTGGTGATGACCGTGATCGCCCGGCCCTGGGAGATCGACTGGCAGGTGCTGGGCGGCGATGCCTCCGTGGGCGGCACGATGGTGCCCGCGCCGGTGCTGCTCGCCTGGGTGGTGCTGGTCGCGACCGTCTTCGCCTACCTGACCGGTGTGGTCTCGGTGCGCCGGCTCTCGCCCCAGGTCGCCGGTGTCGTGGCCTTCCTGGAGGCGGTCGTCGCCACCGTGTTCGCCTGGATCCTGCTCGGCGAGCACCTTTCCACCTGGCAGATCGTCGGCGGCGGCCTGGTACTGGGCGGCGCCTTCATCGCGCAGTCCTCCCGGCCGGCCCCGCCGGCGCCGGCCGTCGCCGAGCGGTCCGTACCGGGCCGTGAGACGGCCACGGTCGGCAAGGGCTAG
- a CDS encoding type II toxin-antitoxin system Rv0910 family toxin, translating to MAEVTAESRIEASAALLWSQLTDWDAYGQWSMTHTNFPQGGPETLAVGATFAENMKMMGFPAEVVWTVSELEAERRFAITGKGPMGVAVLTRYTLTPDGEATTVRIDGEFTGAAVSLMAGKLKDSATAALNESLRKLAGLVV from the coding sequence ATGGCTGAAGTCACCGCGGAATCACGCATCGAGGCGTCCGCCGCGCTGCTCTGGTCCCAGCTGACGGACTGGGACGCGTACGGGCAGTGGAGCATGACCCACACGAACTTCCCCCAGGGCGGACCCGAGACCCTCGCGGTCGGCGCCACCTTCGCGGAGAACATGAAGATGATGGGCTTCCCGGCCGAGGTCGTCTGGACCGTCTCGGAGCTGGAGGCCGAGCGCCGCTTCGCCATCACCGGCAAGGGCCCGATGGGCGTGGCGGTCCTCACCCGGTACACCCTGACCCCGGACGGCGAGGCCACCACGGTCCGCATCGACGGCGAGTTCACCGGGGCCGCCGTGTCCCTCATGGCGGGCAAGCTCAAGGACTCGGCCACCGCCGCGCTGAACGAGTCGCTGCGCAAGCTGGCCGGCCTGGTCGTCTGA
- a CDS encoding pyridoxamine 5'-phosphate oxidase family protein, with protein MTATPATQTTATTEGNERTEATAVYGSTGGYEPTDRTVPSRSRDRARYDRATVHSILDGAYICHLGFVRDGAPVVLPTLYARVGESLYMHGSTGSRPLLAARRTDPGLPVCVTVTHVDGLVLARSAFHHSLNYRSVVVHGTARQVTDEAECRTALDAMVDAVAPGRSADTRPANARELAATSVIRVDLAEVSAKIRSGPVNDEAEDLDLPYWAGVVPVAPAYGTPVPAADLTPGIAVPDYLSAL; from the coding sequence ATGACCGCCACGCCCGCCACGCAGACGACCGCGACGACCGAGGGGAACGAGAGGACCGAAGCGACCGCGGTGTACGGATCGACCGGAGGCTACGAGCCCACCGACCGCACCGTCCCCAGCCGCTCCCGCGACCGGGCGCGCTACGACCGCGCGACGGTGCACTCGATACTCGACGGCGCCTACATCTGCCACCTCGGCTTCGTCCGCGACGGCGCGCCCGTGGTCCTGCCCACGCTGTACGCCCGGGTCGGCGAATCGCTCTACATGCACGGCTCGACCGGCTCCCGCCCGCTGCTCGCGGCCCGCCGCACCGACCCGGGCCTGCCCGTCTGCGTGACCGTGACCCACGTCGACGGACTGGTCCTGGCCCGCTCGGCCTTCCACCACTCGCTCAACTACCGCTCGGTGGTCGTGCACGGGACCGCCCGCCAGGTCACCGACGAGGCGGAGTGCCGGACGGCCCTGGACGCCATGGTCGACGCCGTCGCCCCGGGCCGCTCCGCCGACACGCGGCCGGCCAACGCCAGGGAACTCGCCGCCACCTCGGTGATCCGCGTGGACCTCGCCGAGGTGTCCGCGAAGATCCGCAGCGGCCCGGTGAACGACGAGGCCGAGGACCTGGACCTGCCGTACTGGGCGGGCGTGGTTCCGGTGGCCCCGGCGTACGGAACCCCGGTGCCCGCCGCGGACCTCACCCCCGGCATCGCCGTCCCGGACTACCTCAGCGCGCTCTGA